Proteins found in one Triticum urartu cultivar G1812 chromosome 4, Tu2.1, whole genome shotgun sequence genomic segment:
- the LOC125553478 gene encoding 1-aminocyclopropane-1-carboxylate synthase 1-like yields the protein MVNKVADEPQLLSKKAGCNTHGQDSSYFLGWEEYEKNPYHPTTNPGGIIQMGLAENQLSFDLVEEWLEKNPDALGLRRGAASVFRELALFQDYHGLPAFKNALARFMSEQRDFRVAFDPSNIVLTAGATSANEALMFCLADQGDAFLIPTPYYPGFDRDLKWRTGAEIVPVHCTSANGFRVTRSALDDAYRRAQKRRLRVKGVLITNPSNPLGTAVPRADLEMIVDFVAAKGIHLVSDEIYSGTAFSEPGFVSVLEVLAARAPLAADYTLDDRVHVVYSLSKDLGLPGFRVGAIYSSNPAVVSAATKMSSFGLVSSQTQYLLAALLGDKDFTRRYLAENKRRIKERHDQLVDGLKEIGIACLESNAGLFCWVNMSHLMHARSFEGEMTLWKKVVFDVGLNISPGSSCHCSEPGWFRVCFANMSAKTLDVAMQRLREFVQTCSFKAAPAALRRAAGPARSMSCPLAMNMKWALRLTPGFADRKAER from the exons ATGGTGAACAAGGTCGCCGACGAGCCGCAGCTGCTGTCCAAGAAGGCCGGATGCAACACCCACGGCCAGGACTCGTCCTACTTCCTGGGATGGGAGGAGTATGAGAAGAACCCCTACCACCCCACCACCAACCCCGGCGGCATCATCCAGATGGGCCTCGCCGAGAACCAG CTGTCGTTCGACCTGGTGGAGGAGTGGCTGGAGAAGAACCCCGACGCGCTCGGCCTCCGCCGGGGAGCCGCGTCCGTCTTCCGCGAGCTCGCGCTCTTCCAGGACTACCACGGCCTCCCGGCCTTCAAAAAT GCATTGGCGAGGTTCATGTCGGAGCAGAGAGACTTCAGGGTGGCGTTCGACCCCAGCAACATCGTGCTCACCGCCGGCGCCACCTCGGCCAACGAGGCGCTCATGTTCTGCCTCGCCGACCAGGGCGACGCATTCCTCATCCCCACGCCGTACTACCCAGG GTTCGACCGTGACCTCAAGTGGCGCACCGGAGCAGAGATCGTACCGGTGCACTGCACGAGCGCCAACGGCTTCCGGGTGACGCGCTCCGCCCTGGACGACGCATACCGCCGCGCCCAGAAGCGCCGCCTGCGCGTCAAGGGCGTGCTCATCACCAACCCCTCCAACCCGCTCGGCACCGCCGTCCCGCGCGCCGACCTCGAGATGATCGTCGACTTCGTCGCCGCCAAGGGCATCCACCTCGTCAGCGACGAGATATACTCCGGCACGGCATTCTCCGAGCCGGGCTTCGTCAGCGTCCTCGAGGTCCTGGCCGCGCGCGCCCCGCTCGCCGCCGACTACACGCTGGACGACCGCGTCCACGTCGTGTACAGCCTCTCCAAAGACCTCGGCCTCCCTGGCTTCCGCGTGGGCGCCATCTACTCCTCCAACCCCGCCGTGGTCTCGGCGGCGACCAAGATGTCAAGCTTCGGGCTCGTCTCCTCCCAGACGCAGTACCTCCTCGCCGCGCTCCTCGGGGACAAGGACTTCACCCGCAGGTACCTCGCCGAGAACAAGAGGCGGATCAAGGAGCGGCACGACCAGCTGGTGGACGGGCTCAAGGAGATCGGCATTGCGTGCCTGGAGAGCAACGCGGGGCTCTTCTGCTGGGTGAACATGAGCCACCTGATGCACGCCCGGTCGTTCGAGGGGGAGATGACGCTGTGGAAGAAGGTGGTGTTCGACGTCGGGCTCAACATCTCGCCGGGGTCGTCGTGCCACTGCAGCGAGCCCGGGTGGTTCCGCGTCTGCTTCGCCAACATGTCCGCCAAGACGCTCGACGTCGCCATGCAGCGCCTGAGGGAGTTCGTCCAGACCTGCAGCTTCAAGGCCGCACCCGCCGCACTGCGCCGCGCCGCCGGCCCCGCCAGGAGCATGAGCTGCCCGCTCGCCATGAACATGAAGTGGGCGCTCCGGCTCACCCCGGGCTTCGCCGACAGGAAGGCCGAGCGGTAG